One stretch of Cygnus atratus isolate AKBS03 ecotype Queensland, Australia chromosome 28, CAtr_DNAZoo_HiC_assembly, whole genome shotgun sequence DNA includes these proteins:
- the MINDY1 gene encoding ubiquitin carboxyl-terminal hydrolase MINDY-1, with protein sequence MELQPEQGEILLTTGDGTQCQGPSSKLCQLPHDAGEAGGGEDIPAVSQEAGRRGQALQPGEEDVLGPSNKKAPEEQQESEDSKVQDSQEGLPAPGESDASPGEASRPAGEPPSTCPPAREQEPEPDFYCVKWITWKGERTPIITQSENGPCPLLAIMNILFLQWKVKLPLQKEVVTSDELMAHLGDCILSIKPQEKSEGLQLNFQQNVNDTMMVLPKLSTGLDVNVRFTGVSDFEYTPECIVFDLLNVPLYHGWLVDPQSPEVVQAVGKLSYNQLVEKIITCKHSCDSNLVTEGLIAEQFLESTASQLTYHGLCELTAAVKEEELSVFFRNNHFSTMIKHKGHLYLLVTDQGFLQEERVVWESLHNVDGDSCFCDTDFHLSHALGKEAAAGAPPEQRQVDQDYMIALSLQQQQGQGPSTLSDLELARQLQQEEYQQQQQQLRPAPAPAQGRAQPGGRSAVERRQRQKDSDCTLL encoded by the exons atggagctgcagcctgagcagggGGAAATACTCCTCACTACGGGGGACGGTACCCAGTGCCAGGGGCCCAGCTCcaagctctgccagctccctcatgaTGCGGGGGAGGCTGGTGGAGGGGAGGACATCCCAGCTGTCAGCCAGGAGGCTGGCAGGCGAGGCCAGGCGCTGCAGCCGGGGGAAGAGGATGTGCTTGGCCCCAGCAACAAGAAGGCCCCCgaagagcagcaggagagcgAGGACAGCAAAGTCCAGGACTCCCAGGAggggctgcctgccccaggggaGAGTGATGCGTCCCCTGGGGAAGCCTCGCGGCCAGCAGGTgagccccccagcacctgcCCTCCTGCCCGGGAGCAGGAGCCCGAGCCGGATTTCTACTGCGTGAAGTGGATCACGTGGAAGGGTGAGCGGACGCCCATCATCACCCAGAGCGAGAACGGGCCCTGCCCGCTCCTGGCCATCATGAACATTCTCTTCTTGCAGTGGAAG GTGAAGCTGCCCCTGCAGAAGGAGGTGGTCACGTCAGATGAGCTGATGGCACATTTGG GGGACTGCATCCTATCCATCAAACCCCAAGAGAAGTCAGAAGGGCTGCAGCTGAACTTCCAGCAG AACGTCAACGACACCATGATGGTCCTCCCCAAGCTCTCGACAGGCCTGGACGTGAACGTACGGTTCACAGGTGTCTCCGACTTTGAGTACACACCTGAGTGCATAGTCTTCGACCTCCTCAATGTCCCGCTCTACCATGGCTGGCTGGTGGACCCGCAG AGCCCCGAGGTGGTGCAGGCCGTGGGCAAGCTCAGCTACAACCAGCTGGTGGAGAAGATCATCACCTGCAAACACTCCTGTGACTCCAACCTGGTGACCGAAG GGCTGATTGCGGAGCAGTTCCTGGAGTCCACGGCCTCCCAGCTGACATACCACGGGCTGTGTGAGCTCACGGCTGctgtgaaggaggaggagctgAGCGTCTTCTTCCGCAACAACCACTTCAGCACCATGATAAAGCACAAG GGCCACCTCTACCTGCTGGTGACGGATCAGGGCttcctgcaggaggagagggtgGTGTGGGAGAGCCTGCACAACGTGGATGGTGACAGCTGCTTCTGTGACACCGACTTCCACCTCAGCCATGCCCTGGGCAAGGAGGCGGctgctggggcacccccagagcagaggcaggtgGACCAG GACTACATGATtgctctgtccctgcagcagcagcagggacagggcccCTCCACACTCAGTGACCTTGAGCTGGCccgccagctgcagcaggaggagtaccagcagcagcagcagcagctgcggccagccccagcccctgcacag GGCCGAGCGCAGCCGGGTGGCCGGTCAGCCGTGGAGCGGAGACAGCGGCAGAAGGACTCGGACTGCACCCTCCTGTAG
- the PRUNE1 gene encoding exopolyphosphatase PRUNE1 isoform X1, with amino-acid sequence MERFVEGRRAALQENIQCHQEVHVVMGNEACDLDSAVSALALAYFLAKTSSPPKAAFIPVLNIPRSDFALRTETTFLLREQGIAETSLIFRDEIDLARLHQAGLLSLTLVDHHVLPSTDAALEEAIVDVLDHRPLERVPSCQFTVELVGSCATLVTERIAQGPPGVLDRTTAALLHGTILLDSVNLNPAAGKVTPRDVACISLLESRFPELPAHNTIYEALQAAKFDVSELTTEQMLQKDLKTLSNDELVLAISGIYINLETFLHRPKLLQDLEAFCQARGYAGLVAMTVSFNEPYEPTRQLAVYSQREALRSMVCQVLEEATVPCLHLQPLPSPWSCVSIYTQGNALASRKKVLPILRAALGGLGAMAGLEEDTAPPPTPMNSLVDESPLAQAVPPLCPQAVLERVSRMAAEQPPDPDK; translated from the exons ATGGAGCGGTTCGTggaggggcggcgggcggccctGCAG GAAAACATCCAGTGCCACCAAGAGGTGCACGTGGTGATGGGCAATGAGGCCTGCGACCTGGACTCAGCCGTGTCTGCCCTGGCCCTGGCGTATTTCCTGGCAAAG ACCTCCTCACCACCCAAAGCCGCCTTCATCCCTGTGCTGAACATCCCGCGCTCGGACTTCGCCCTCCGCACAGAGACAACATTCCTGCTGCGGGAGCAGGGCATCGCGGAAACCTCCCTCATCTTCCGTGATGAGATTGACCTGGCCAGGCTGCACCAGGCTGGGCTGCTGTCCCTGACGCTAGTTGACCACCACGTCTTGCCCAG CACTGACGCAGCCCTGGAGGAGGCCATAGTGGATGTGCTGGACCACCGGCCACTGGAGCGAGTGCCCAGCTGCCAGTTCACAGTGGAGCTGGTGGGCTCCTGCGCCACACTGGTGACAGAACGGATTGCTCAGGGACCCCCAGGCGTGCTGGACCGGACCACGGCTGCGCTGCTGCATG GCACCATCCTGCTGGACTCTGTGAACCTGAACCCTGCGGCTGGCAAGGTGACACCCCGGGACGTGGCGTGCATCTCCCTGCTCGAGTCAAGGTTCCCCGAGCTGCCAGCCCACAATACCATCTATGAAGCCCTGCAAGCAGCCAAGTTTGATGTTTCAG AGCTGACAACAGAGCAGATGCTGCAGAAGGACCTCAAAACCCTCTCCAATGATGAACTGGTCCTCGCCATCAGTGGTATCTACATAAACCTAGAG ACCTTCCTGCACCGCCCTAAATTGCTGCAGGACCTCGAAGCTTTCTGCCAGGCTCGGGGCTATGCTGGGCTGGTGGCCATGACGGTCTCCTTTAACGAGCCCTACGAGCCCACACGGCAGCTGGCAGTGTACAGCCAGCGTGAGGCCCTGCGGAGCATG GTTTgccaggtgctggaggaggccaCGGTGCCATGCCTGCatctccagcccctgcccagcccctggtCCTGTGTCAGCATCTACACCCAGGGCAACGCGCTGGCTTCACGCAAGAAAGTGCTGCCCATCCTCCGGGCTGCGCTTGGAGGGCTGGGGGCCATggcggggctggaggaggacacAGCCCCGCCGCCCACCCCCATGAACAGCCTGGTGGACGAGAGCCCACTGGCACAAGCTGTgccccccctctgcccccaggctgtgctggagagGGTCAGCCGCATGGCTGCCGAGCAGCCCCCTGACCCTGACAAGTGA
- the PRUNE1 gene encoding exopolyphosphatase PRUNE1 isoform X2, with amino-acid sequence MERFVEGRRAALQENIQCHQEVHVVMGNEACDLDSAVSALALAYFLAKTSSPPKAAFIPVLNIPRSDFALRTETTFLLREQGIAETSLIFRDEIDLARLHQAGLLSLTLVDHHVLPSTDAALEEAIVDVLDHRPLERVPSCQFTVELVGSCATLVTERIAQGPPGVLDRTTAALLHGTILLDSVNLNPAAGKVTPRDVACISLLESRFPELPAHNTIYEALQAAKFDVSELTTEQMLQKDLKTLSNDELVLAISGIYINLEVCQVLEEATVPCLHLQPLPSPWSCVSIYTQGNALASRKKVLPILRAALGGLGAMAGLEEDTAPPPTPMNSLVDESPLAQAVPPLCPQAVLERVSRMAAEQPPDPDK; translated from the exons ATGGAGCGGTTCGTggaggggcggcgggcggccctGCAG GAAAACATCCAGTGCCACCAAGAGGTGCACGTGGTGATGGGCAATGAGGCCTGCGACCTGGACTCAGCCGTGTCTGCCCTGGCCCTGGCGTATTTCCTGGCAAAG ACCTCCTCACCACCCAAAGCCGCCTTCATCCCTGTGCTGAACATCCCGCGCTCGGACTTCGCCCTCCGCACAGAGACAACATTCCTGCTGCGGGAGCAGGGCATCGCGGAAACCTCCCTCATCTTCCGTGATGAGATTGACCTGGCCAGGCTGCACCAGGCTGGGCTGCTGTCCCTGACGCTAGTTGACCACCACGTCTTGCCCAG CACTGACGCAGCCCTGGAGGAGGCCATAGTGGATGTGCTGGACCACCGGCCACTGGAGCGAGTGCCCAGCTGCCAGTTCACAGTGGAGCTGGTGGGCTCCTGCGCCACACTGGTGACAGAACGGATTGCTCAGGGACCCCCAGGCGTGCTGGACCGGACCACGGCTGCGCTGCTGCATG GCACCATCCTGCTGGACTCTGTGAACCTGAACCCTGCGGCTGGCAAGGTGACACCCCGGGACGTGGCGTGCATCTCCCTGCTCGAGTCAAGGTTCCCCGAGCTGCCAGCCCACAATACCATCTATGAAGCCCTGCAAGCAGCCAAGTTTGATGTTTCAG AGCTGACAACAGAGCAGATGCTGCAGAAGGACCTCAAAACCCTCTCCAATGATGAACTGGTCCTCGCCATCAGTGGTATCTACATAAACCTAGAG GTTTgccaggtgctggaggaggccaCGGTGCCATGCCTGCatctccagcccctgcccagcccctggtCCTGTGTCAGCATCTACACCCAGGGCAACGCGCTGGCTTCACGCAAGAAAGTGCTGCCCATCCTCCGGGCTGCGCTTGGAGGGCTGGGGGCCATggcggggctggaggaggacacAGCCCCGCCGCCCACCCCCATGAACAGCCTGGTGGACGAGAGCCCACTGGCACAAGCTGTgccccccctctgcccccaggctgtgctggagagGGTCAGCCGCATGGCTGCCGAGCAGCCCCCTGACCCTGACAAGTGA
- the MLLT11 gene encoding protein AF1q: MLDTISNQYDSFIYWRMPIPRLELAELEGLGLGEGPLYTPRSGLAKLPGPREAAAQGSSAEEDSLLPFNSFNFWRAPIASISSFDFDLI; this comes from the coding sequence ATGCTGGACACCATCAGCAACCAGTACGACTCCTTCATCTACTGGAGGATGCCGATCCCGCGGCTGGAGCTGGCggagctggaggggctggggctgggcgagGGGCCCCTCTACACGCCCCGCAGCGGGCTGGCCAAGCTCCCGGGGCCGCGGGAGgcagctgcccagggcagctctgccGAGGAGGACAGCCTGCTGCCCTTCAACAGCTTCAACTTCTGGAGAGCACCCATCGCCAGCATCAGCTCCTTTGATTTCGACCTCATCTGA
- the CDC42SE1 gene encoding CDC42 small effector protein 1 encodes MSDFWHKLGCCVVEKPQPKKRRRRIDRSMIGEPMNFVHLTHIGSGDMAAGEGLPMTGAVQEMRSKGGRERQWTSSRVL; translated from the exons ATGAGTGACTTCTGGCACAAGCTGGGCTGCTGCGTTGTGGAGAAGCCACAGCCG aagaagaggaggagacgGATTGACCGCTCCATGATCGGCGAGCCCATGAACTTCGTGCACCTGACGCACATTGGCTCCGGAGACATGGCCGCGGGCGAAGGCCTGCCCATG acAGGCGCTGTCCAAGAGATGAGGTCCAAGGGCGGACGGGAGCGACAGTGGACCAGCTCCCGGGTGTTGTAG